In Brachypodium distachyon strain Bd21 chromosome 5, Brachypodium_distachyon_v3.0, whole genome shotgun sequence, the genomic window AGGAAATTAGCTAACTATTATAGGCTGGCGTGGAGTAGTTTGCTTGTTGATCAGTAGTACTGAGTTCAAGTTTTTGTCCGGTTTTTAGTACTTCCAATGTTTAATCGGATTGACAATCCTCTGTGCATTCATTGGCTGAATTTTGgagttttagtttttttggTTTGTTCTGCATGTTATGACCTGTTGTGGCCTACATTGGTTGGTGAAGGTCTTAAATGATTTGTTATTAAGCATGTTACAAACCACTGAGATTGATGATCTAACTATGTCTTCTTGCTACACAGGAATATGTCGTGGTATTACTCAGAAACGGAAGAAGGAAGGATGAGGCTGCAAAAGAGCTGAAGGTTTTCTTGGACAAGGACAATGATGCATTTGTATCCTGGTTATTTGCTTGCATCCCAATCTTTGGACTTCAGTTCTTTTGCTACATACTTATTCTAGCAATACTGAGAATCCAACGTTCATGCAGGTTGTGGGATCATCTCTCTTCAAATTTGCACCTTTATGTGCAGCCCAAAGCTGTCTCTACTAATGATGAATCTAAAAATACCCGCAGTACTGCTAGAGGATTGCCTATACATAGTTCGTCTAGCAATATACAGACTAGTCGTGAACCTGAAGCTGAAACTCAGAAAACAGCGAGAGTTCAACAGAAAAGGGAATGGGGAGGAATCGTTCGAGAACAATCAGAAGCTGTTCCCATTCGAAATTTTGTAACTCCTGTTTCACATGCAGAGGAAAAACCTTATCCTAAATCACATGCTGTAAGACGATCCTCCTCACCTGACATGCATCACCATAGAAAGAGAGGCAGAGAGGAGGACACACGGCCAATCAAGGTTAAGGCTCTCTATGTCACATTGTCTATTTGTCTAAATTTTGCAACATTGATGGCatgcattttctgttgtttctATGTTATATGTTAGTCATATCATGAATCATGTAGTCCCGTGTTAATAAAACTAATATTTTGGCATATGCTTTCTGCAACCTTGAAAGTATACTAGACAAATCTTCTAACAAACTAACTTAATGCCCACTTGATTGGCGTTCTTCTCTGGTTACAACACGAACATTTTGTTGGTCAATAAGTTATTCAATAGGAATGTAATTTGAAGAACCTGCTTGTGTGCTACTTTTGTTTGGGCATCATCATTGATTTTTTATCATTATGTTTTATAGACTTATAGAACCCTGATGTCTCTGTCTAATCCTGTTATCGGATTTGTATTTTGCTTTTAGTAGTCACGATATTTAGGAAGCCCCAAACTAACATGAAATCCTATGTTCACCTCGACTGTGAAACCTGATATTTAACACCCTAAACTTCCAAACTAGATTGACTTCAACCATAGTAGATGTGTATGGTTTATTTTTATCACCATCTTATATGGTTTCTGAACTGCTGTAACGCTTTTTTTTCAATGATTGATCATCCTGGTAATATTATTTTATATCTTTCCAGAGAACATCCCATCAAGTCATCAGTGCACCACGCCGTCTCCTTCAGTTTGCTGTCCGTGATGCTGTGGCCCAGCCCATGACCCCTAGATCAGAATCATCTTCCAAGCGACTTCGTTCGGTGGTGTCCACCATAGAAACAGATCCAGCAGTAAATGGTAGGTTACAGAGAACAAAGTCTGATGTGAGAGTACCAGTTGCCACAGCGGCATTCAGAGCTGCAGCTGAGGCTGCTGAAGATGTTCTTAAGGACAGATATTCTGAAAGTGTATTTGACAGATTGGGTAGGAGGCCTCTGCTGAGTGCTACTGAAGAACCATTTGATTTCAGAGAACAAGATCCAGAAGATGGAGAATACGAGGATATACATAATTCCAGAGCAGAAAATCAAATTGAACTTCATGAGAGAAATCAGTATGTTGGCAGCGATACTCATATGTATGACCAGGAAACAGTGAAAGCTGCTCGTTCTGCATTTGATATTGATCGGTATGATGATACCGTTGCAGTTAGGCATAAAGGTTTGGTTTCTTACCGAAGTACATACCCTTCTAGTGGAGGCAAAGAATCATTAGTATTGGGGTATAACATGGTACAAGGAGCTGCTGAAGTAAGAAGCAGAAAGTCAATAGCACAAGACAGACATGCTAGTTCAGGACCAAGACCATCTGAAAAGGACTTGTACATATCTACTAATACAAGGACTCCACTTAACCATGGAACAGCAAGGAATGCTGGCACACTTGTGCCTCAAGTGCCCGTGGAGAAGAAATGTATTGGCCCAAGAGAATCTAATGCGACGGTTGCACATGCTAATGATACACGCATGACTGATAATTCCAAAGTAAGTTTGTTGTCTTTCATTTCCAAGGCTTCTTCTGCGCACCCTTTTTATGTCTCTTCTCTAATCCTTTTTGTATGTTTCTCTTGTGATGATTCATGTACCATTTGTGTTTTCTGGATTGTTCTGTGATGGACCATGCTGTTATAATAACCTCTTTGAAACTATATTGCAGGACTCAGTGCATTCAAGTTCGTTTGTCGAGACACCGAAGGCTTCATCAGTTGGTATGTAGCCCGTGTTGCTCATTGTTTTATTGTTATGAATTATGAGTATTTAATCATTTAAAAAGCAAAAGTCCTTGTGTAAACAATTATTTTTAGCCTACTAGAACTTGTAGAATTTGGTGATTTATGCAGTGCTCTGTATCAAATAACTTGAATTTGGTAGCTCGAACTAGTAACTGTAGTTTGATCACGCAACACATCCTTTAATTCATCAAAAGTTTATGTAccagtttttcttttaaacaTCTTTATTGCGCCACGAGTTCACATTTTCGTTCTGTGTTTTCAACCATCTCATTTGTTAAGGcagtttctgtttttctcCCTCAGCTGGTGGATCACACTCTACAGGTCAACCTGAAGGTGGCCCTGATTCTAGAACTGTCTTTGTTAACAATGTAAGTAGTTTTCTAATTTTCTTCCTCTTAAGCTTCTGGTTATGAAGCTGAAGAATTTCTCTGATACCAgtgattgttttttcttttggacttTTAGGTACACTTTGCTGCAACAAAGGATGCTCTTTCTCGTCATTTCAATAAATTTGGGGCTGTGCTAAAAACTCTTATTGTGACTGATGGTGTCACTGGACAGCCAACAGGGTATGAATTCGTAGTCCTGTCTGAACAGTCTGAAATATCATAATTTGTTTAGACGATATTCTAAGtcacttctttctttttacctGATCAGCTCAGCATACATTGAGTTCTTGCAAAAAGAATCAGCAGAGCAGGCGCTAACCCTGAATGGGACATCTTTTATGTCGCGCATTTTGAAGGTAAAATTGGCTTGACCTACCTTTTTGATTGATATTCATGATCAGTGGTGGAACTTCATCCCCCTCCCAGCATTTGTGCAATTCCAGTGATTAACTTGTATCGTAAGGATAATCTAGTGATGATGAGACCTCACAACAGTTCTGTTAAATGATTTAATTTATGCCTTGGCTGCCCCCCCTCTTATTTTCCCTTCAAGCTCTGCCGCTGTTCATGATCCGTCTGCTCCAGTAAAGTAGTAAGGTTTGACGTCAAGCTTTAACATTAGAATATACTCTTTTCTTTATAGAAGGAGCCATTCCTCTGACGGTATCTATTAGTGTTTTTCGTCTTAACGTGAGGTCATAGCCGATTGATAAATGTGGCAATACAAAGTATATTCTGGCAACTACAGAAGATATTGCACTTTGAGTGTTCATGTGGAAACACACACAACAACAGCATGTTGGAAGTGCTTTTCATGACTCGTCATACGCTCATGCTTTTCTGGTCCAACAACTAACTATAGTTGCTGTGTTGTAGGTTGTTCGAAGAAGCTCTGTTGAAGTGCCTCAACTGCCTGGTTGGTCTCGTGCTTCTCGTGGATCACCGTTTGCTTCAAGGCTCATTAGAACCGCATACCCAAGACCAATGTTTCCTGGTGCTATCCGTGGGCGTTTAGCACTCAGAGGTAATGCTCGGAGTTTACAATGGAAGCGTGACGCTGCTGATTCCATTGATGCCGGAAAACCTAGTCAAACTACACCTGTCACTCCTGGGAGTCAGATGGTCTCGGCCACACGAAGCTTCACTTACACACGCACTGAGCCGAAACAGGATGTTGGTGCGGCTGCAAGCATTTGATTGGCTCGTCCACAGCATGCTGTTGCTCTTGATGAAACTCGCAGATGTAGCTTAAAATTCGTGGCCACTTCATAGTTTAGCGTCTGTTGGTAAATAGGAGTACTATTTAGTTGCAGAGCTTAGTGCTTGCTGGTTTTGCGGAACTGAACATTTGAGCCATATTCTGCGAGTGATTTTGCTGCCCCATCGGCGAGGATGCTGTGATGCCTATGCTTAGTTTGTGTAGTTGGAAAGTATAAAATATGAGGCTGTAAAATGTTAGGCACGCTTAAATATTCGTCACCATTATTATATTTTGTCAGCTTCCACGGTGTACTCTTTAAATATGTAAACCCAGGACTTTTAGGCCTTTCAATATGTCGTCTTTGTATGATCCTGCGTGTGTCACATTCTCCTGGACGTTATGTAGGTGTATTATGATGGAAAAGGTTTTATGTacgtaatactccctccatttcataaagaatggcacgcacgcacttcaagattttactttgaccaataattagactaatgattagagatttatgtgttacaaaatttatatcattggatttgTATTTCAAAAACGTTTCCaacaatataaaatttgtaacatataattgatctaatcgttggtcaaagttcgatcTCGAAAAGCGTgggcgccattctttgtgaaaagaagTGAGTACTAGATTAGAAATAACATCATTACGCTCAACACACATGCCTGGTTTATGTAAGCACGAGCATTTGTTGAGGCATAGCGGGGAACCAGGGTGACCAGGGCTTTCTCATCATAAAAATTGCCGGAACAAACCCCATCAGGGCCTGGACACGCTTCGCGCCAGGGCATGCGGGAGGACAGTCAAAGACTCGGCAAAAGGGGCATGGCCGCGGGGTACTGGCACAGTGGCGCTATAGAATGAACAGTGCCCGAGCGCTGAATGCACGCGGGAGCTATCCAAGTTTAAGCGACGATCTAGAACATGGTCTTCTCGGCGTATGACGTCACAGGGGTGTCGGCATATGACCTCACAGGGGCACCGCTCGTAATTTGCCTTTGCTTTGTGGCCATTCTCGTGAGCATTGAAGGATCCTTTAAAGCAGGATTATTGTCAAAAAGAAGGAAATGAGATGCTGACACCTTTTGCACCCTGATCTATGCACTCACATATTTTAAGGTGCTCTCATCCTCTATTGGATCAATAAACATTATTCTTTTTATCTAGTGCTCGAACCTcctttaaaataaaattcaaaattgaagGGTAAATTTGGCAAAACGAACTCTCCCAGAACAATAATTTTGTTAAGAACTAGtacctccgatccaaattaattgtcgcAGCTTGGTCTAGACGCGTTTTAACGTGCAGGTATACGCGTATCTAGACAGTTAATTTAGATTGAAGTAAGTAAGTGAAGCTTACAAAACTACTCACTGTATTTCTATGTAGTAGTGCATTTAGGTTTGttctaagtaaaaaaaattaagcgcATGTTGATTAACTTGCAGATCCGCAACTATGTGACAGCGATGTTTTTCATGTTGCTTCCAATGCTTCTCCATCCTTCACATCAACATGGAACCGCGAACCTCGTCCTTACCCCATTTGTTAGAAAATCCCAAGGCACAATAATTAtcgagaaaaaagaaatcacaATGACACGATGCCGATATCTAATCACAAGGTTCACCTTGCTAGCCCTATCCCAAGCGCTCTGTCTAGGGCGTCTCTCCTCGTTGATAGCACAACGATACTGCACTAGGCCACCCATAGACCGATACATGCCGCCAGCTCCCCTAAATGTCATCTGTGTTGAAACGCCAACCTTCCGCCGACTACAAGTTCAATTGTAACCTAAATCTTTCACATTTCgacacaaattaaaacataatGTTTATAGTTTATAAAGTTGTGGCCCTCAATTCTGTATTTTTGTgatgttttaatttttcagTACTTTCGTCGCCAGTAAAAACCACCCCTTTGGTGATACCCCGTGAAAACACCCCATGAGTGGCAATGTACCACGAAAGTTCGCACAAAACACATGGGCTGAGCTTTATCTGAGCCGAGCATCCCATTCCTTTTCCGTGGGGACGCATATACGACAGGAAGCATCCGTGCAGAGCGAATACTATACTGAGCAATGGATATATTATCAGGAGTCTGCAATGTGTAAGCATCGTCCGCCTCTTTTCCTGATTCCTTTCCAAAAGAATAGAAAAGACGCCTACGGGCACTCAATCGCCATGATTCCGGGAACGAGCACAGCACACGGCGGCGGACCGGAgcagtatatatacacaccGCCAGCCGTCCAAAGTGCAGTATACATATACTCCGCTCCGCCGTGTGCTTAATTAGTTTTTGTTCCCCACCGGGCACCGGCTGGCCGGAATCAATCAAACATTCGCGGAGATCGATGGCGAGGAAGTCCAACGAAGAAGACATGGTGTTCCTGTGGAAGTGGCGCAAgtacctgctgctgctggccacgCTGGTCGCCAGCGTCACCTACGTGGCCGGGCTCAACCCGCCGGGCGGCGTGAGGTCCGAGGAGCTGACAGCCGACGCCccagcgcccgcgcccacgcccGCTCCCCGCGTGCGGTTGACGTCGCCAgccgctccggcgccggcgcccgagGTACAGTACCCGAACCGCGTGGGCGACCCGGTGCTCCGGAAGACCTACAAGGCCCGGTACACCACTTTCTTCTACTGCAACGCCACCGCCTTCGTGGCGTCCCTGGTGATCATCATGTTCCTGCTGGACCCTCGCATCAGCCGCAACCCCTCCGGGCTCACCGTGCTCCGCTCCGCCATGCTGCTCGACCTGCTCGCCCTCAtggccgccttcgccgccggcagctGCCGCTCCGTGCCCGGGTCCGCCTACGTCTCCGCGCTCTtcgccgtcgtcttcgtctACGTCTTCGTCCACGTCCAActggcctcctccagctgcgAACTGGCCAACTGTCTAAAAGCCAAGGAAGACCCGACAGGCGTCGCCGCGGCGGAGAGCATCAAGGAGCGGCGCAAGTTCCTGCTGCCGCTCGCGAACTGCCTAAATGCAAAGGAGGACCCGGCGGACGTCCCGGCGGAGAGCATCAAGGAGCGGCGCAagttcctgctgctgctcgcgaCGTTCGCGACGCCGCTGACGTACGGCGCCGGGCTGGCCCCGCCGGGCGGGTTCTGGAGCGACACAAAAGATGGGCACACGGCCGGTGCCCCGCTGCTGCACGACGGGCCCTACAAGATCCGGTACCACGCCTTCTTCTACGCCAACGCCACGGCCTTCGTGGCGTCGCTCGCCATCATCATGCTGCTCATGAGCAGCACGCTCAGCGGCCGCCTCGCCAGGTCCTACGCGCTGCCGGTCTGCGTCCTGGTGGAGCTGCTCGGCCTCCTGGCCGCCTACGTGGCCGGGAGCTGCAGGAGGGCCGACACCACCATATACGTCGTCTCCCTCGCCGGCGCGGTGCTCCTCAACATCTTGCTGCAgatggccgtcgccgtcttcgccaTGGACATGTTCGAGAAGTGCCGCAAATGGGTCTGCGATGTCCTGACGTGCGCCAAGTGGGGGCCAGGGTAAGCTGACATCGcacatgcatgtttattaatGACATTAATTTAGACATCGACCACCAATGTACTGACTACTGTGTCACCAACTCACCATGGAACAGTAAGGAGGCGAGGACGACAGAGCCTGCAGACACGCCGGGTGCTGCTGCAACGGGCAGCGGCAGTACTAGCCAGGATGAAGATAAGCTTGAGGAGTCGCGGTcccttctgctgctgctggccacgCTGGCGGCGACGGTGACGTACCAGGCAGGGCTGAGCCCACCTGGCGGCGTGTGGCCGGAAGACGACGACCAAGACCATCCGCAGGGACCGAAACGCACCCCGGGGGACCCGGTTCTCCTGGACGTGTACCCGCAGAGGTACAGGGCCTTCTACCACTGCAACACGGCGGCGTTCGTGGCGTCGCTGGTGGTAATCATCATCCTGCAGAGCAGGCAGCTGAGCTCGCGTGGCGTCTTCGCGCTCAAGACGGCCATGATCCTGGTCCTCTTCGGCCTCATGGGCGCCTACGCCGCCGGCAGCTGCAGGGACGTCCCCACCACGATCTACGTCTCTGCCCttgccgtcgccgtcttcgcATACTCCATCGCCAAGGTCATGGCCTACACGGCCCATGGCCAGAGCAACGCGATGCAGTGGGTGCAAGGCAAGCTGGAGAGCATCGCAGGCGAGCGGGATGAACGCGTCGACCCCGACAGGAACCGCAAGTTCTTGATGCAGCTCGCCATCCTGGCCGCCACTGTCACGTACCAGACCGGGCTGAACCCGCCGGGCGGGTTCTGGCCGCAGAGCGAGGACGGATCGCTAAAGCCCGGGGACCCGGTGCTCCTCGATCACTACGGGGTCAGGTACCAGGTGTTCTTCTACTGCAACGCCACGGGGTTCATGGCGTCCGTCGCCGTCATACTGCTCCTGGCGAACCAGACCCTGTACAAGCAGGGGATCCGGAGCAACGCGCTGCACGTCTGCGTCCTGATCGGGCTGCTCGGCCTCATGGGCGCCTACGCCGCCGGCAGCTGCCGGAAGCTGCGGACCTCCATCTACGTCTTCGCGCTCGTGGCCGCCGTgatcgccttcctcctcctgcagatCCTGCTCTACATGTTCGCGGGCTGCGTGAACTGGTTAAAGGAAGAACAGCAGCAGACACGCCTCGAGCGGTGGCTAAGGAAGCTGTTCCAGCCCCTGTCGAAAGGGCCGGCGGGTGACAGTAGCAAGGATAAGAACAAAACAAGTGAGGTGTACAAGAAACACAAGTACCTGATGCTGCTCGGCATCCTGGCGGCGAGCGTGACGTACCAGGCGGGTCTCGCGCCCCCTGGCGGCACGTGGGGCGACGACGACAAGGcggcgtcgtcgccgtcgtacCTCAGCAGGGCCGGCAACCCGATCATGCTCGACACAAACGGGAAACGGTACCAGGCCTTCTTCTACTGCAACGCGACGTCGTTCGTGGCGTCCGTCGTCGtcatcctgctgctgctgcagcggaACAtggagcggcgcggcgcgccGCTGTGGGCGATACAGACCGCCGTGGTGCTGGACCTGCTCGGCCTGCTGGGCGCCTACGCCGCCGGCAGCTGCAGGGACTGGGAGACGTCCGCCTACGTCATCgtgctcgtcgccgtcgtcgtcatctTCATCACGGTGCACGTGCTGCTGTCCATCCAAGTCGTGATGACCAAGGTGAGGAAGCTCAAGGTGTACCAAAAGTGCTTCGGTGATCCGGAGATTCCTCCGGAGAAAGCAATTAGTGTTGACCAGGTCAGCGGCAACGCTACCGGTGCGTAATTTGATTGCGAATGCTGCTGATTGGAAACTTGGGAGGGATTTTGGTTTTGACTGGCTCGTATGTGTGGTACTGCCGTAAATTTTGATTCAATTCAATTGTTCGGAACAGTCTCAGACTGCTTTATTCAGGTATCTTGTAGAACTCAAAATACCTGAGGTTTTCGAGCGCCAATATTTGAAAAGATAAAGCACTGCGTGAAAGTGACGGCAACGTGGGGATCTGTCAGTGACCGAACTCGGGAATGCTGCTGAACCCCTTTGTTCGTGAAGGGCGAGGGAGTTGTGTCGTCAGTAAACAGCGAACAATCATGCAAGAACACACGCGATTTACTAGGTTGGGCCCGCCGAAGCGTAATACTCCGTGCTACTTGTCTGGATTCTTTTGAAATGGCGACATTGTCTTCAGGACCCTTTCCTTGCTCCCTGTGGCTCCAAACTACTAAGTAcaactcttcttctttctagCTACCTAAACTAAAAGCTCCCCAGTTCAACTTGAATCACCCCTCTCTACACTGCCCctggtccttcttttatactgcaaggggataccacagggtTGGGTTGCATGGGTGGCGTATTGCGGTGGAGCGGCCGTCGGAGCCCTTCCTCCACGCGCCACCCCTTCTTCTGTTCCGATGGGCGTCCAGTCAGCCTTAACCGGTCGGCGCTGGTCACGTCTTGTCGATGAACAGGGAGGCGCCTTGTCTGCACGCGTTTGGTGCAGCATCTACTCCTCTGCAAAGCTGCCGCTCGGGTGCAGACGGGACGTGCCACGTGTCATCTTTATCCTGCACACACGCAACTTCCCCTTCCGGGGGCAAGCCCTTGGGCGGGAGCATTAGGCTCGCGGGGACCATGCACCCCGGATACATAAAGGAGATCGAACGTGACCTGGTCGGCAACTCGACGGGCTTTGGGTGGACCCTTGGATCGGAAGCTCCGGTGGCCGCGGAAGGGATAGCTGGAGCTTCGCGTCGCTAGACAGCGCCCCCTTCTGCAGCACCGCACCTTCGGGCCCGGAGGGCCACCGAGTTATCTTCATGTCTCTCAGCATCACTATCCCGCGGGGGCCATGTCTCCTACCCGGGTGAAGCCCCGGATTCCAAGCCACGGTGACTATGAAAGGGGTGCCTCTCCTGGATCGCAAGCTCCCTTTCGCGGCACCGTGGTCCGCGGCGAGGAACTCTAAAGTCCACCGTGGTTCAAGCATGCTCTGGGTGCTGTCTCGGAGTTGCTCCCGTGGATCCCAACCAACCGGGGCACTCCTCAATCCATCCGTTTGTGCCTCAGCTGGTTGGGCTCCACGGAAGCCCTCCCGGCCACCAGGGTGCAGCGTTCCTTCTCTTGAGAGGGAGTCCCCCGGGGCCCAGCAGTGTCAACACACCGCCAACCCTAATTGTTAGTGATGTTGCTGCCTGTCGGAGCACggaactccggcaccggggatgttggacacccccttttttggttcggtggagggcaaggcgattgctccggcaatcgccgacgtgacgaaagacacgaagtgtcgacgcgtgagtttacccaggttcgggccacccggaaaTGTAAcaccctacatcctgctttgagttgtaacaccctacgtcctgcttcgcTACTTGTCCCGCTCAGGAACTTCGCTACCTGGATGAATGCTAAGCTACCTTCTATTTCCCACCGGGACTGGAACCCTTTGACTgatggcattggtcctctttttatagtcaaggggataccacaggtgccaatgcatgcagcgtgacacgtttcctATACGCGTGTCATTGCAACAAAACTATCCCTACTGtagatccacgctgggcttcatgcagcgcccaaGCCACTATGCATCGTAGGCAAAACAGCTCCTACggtagccgctctagacttgttgagcaagactagccctgccgatgtgactcctatcggtgcattaaatgcactgcgcccgctgTGTGTTCTTGTTTCCACTGTTCCGTCGGCCCCACCTGCGACCCCTGAAGCCCCGGTACCCGGGAGCGCCCTGGTATCGTTGCCCGACAAGTTGCGGAGGAGCGAACTGGTAGCTTCCCGGCTTCGcccttcccgggaagccggCCTTGCGGGATCTCATtagttgcgacccacgcgtcccgtgccagtggggccccgtgggccactggtacgacagtagcccccgggtgtgGGCCGGCAACCTTGAGCTCCCGGACAGTATcatcctcggtcggttgccgggctacgcccttccgacgcgtgggtccccaGTCCAAGCTGTAAACCCGGCCACGTAGGCTGCCATTACGCGTCCTCCCGTCAGAATAGGAGGGGCGGATGCATGATCGCTGGCTCCACTATTCCTCCGCGAGCAGGGAGTTATGGCCACGTCACGCATGTCGTCTTGATTCCTCCAAATCTTTAGGGCACTTGATTACCGATCGTGGGGGGCGTCCGTTGCAATTCCGCCTGCCAGACATAAATACCCAGGGGTGGCGTCATAAGGACTCCCCTCCGCCACTGCCCCCGCCGTTGCCTCCCCCAAGCCCCTTGCGCCCCAACCCCCAAGAAGCTTCCCAcctttctcctccctccctccaccaATGGCACCCAAAGGCCCAGTGCATCCCAAGGGCGCCAGCAgcaaaggagagaagagcAACAAGAAGGAAATGTCAGAGCGAGAGCGCAGGGACAAGGACAAGAGGGCCCAATTCGCGTTTTTCAAGCCAGGCTACAACGGCGTGGCTGTGGAGAAGCTGCGCCTCGCggtggccaccaagcacaacgagcatGGCCTGACGCGCATCTTGCCCATCGGGTTGGACCCCGGCGAGCACTACTACTGGGTGTTCGTGAGGTTCATCCTctccgggttcgtgccgccgcactccttTTTCTTCATGCTATCCTCTCTGCGTACCGCTTGCAGCTGGCGTAGATTCACCCCACCTCCTTCTTCAagctcgccgtcttccaaaacctctgcgaggcgttcgtgggggtgatgccgtccgtggcgttgttccgccactactactatcCTCATGTCGAGAAGGGCGAGTGATGTCTTCCGGGGTCTCATTCCGGTTCCGAGACGGGCTcaaatcggagttcatcgtcacGGAGGACCGAAAGATCGAGGTGAGTGGTgcgcggactggtgctggcTCTACATCGAGGGGCACGACGAGGCCTACACCAAGCCCATCGTGCTGCCGAAGAA contains:
- the LOC100837530 gene encoding uncharacterized protein LOC100837530, with protein sequence MDGAERTFKANFSAEGVALLRERVRGKLNEVLKDYTDDTLVEYVVVLLRNGRRKDEAAKELKVFLDKDNDAFVSWLWDHLSSNLHLYVQPKAVSTNDESKNTRSTARGLPIHSSSSNIQTSREPEAETQKTARVQQKREWGGIVREQSEAVPIRNFVTPVSHAEEKPYPKSHAVRRSSSPDMHHHRKRGREEDTRPIKRTSHQVISAPRRLLQFAVRDAVAQPMTPRSESSSKRLRSVVSTIETDPAVNGRLQRTKSDVRVPVATAAFRAAAEAAEDVLKDRYSESVFDRLGRRPLLSATEEPFDFREQDPEDGEYEDIHNSRAENQIELHERNQYVGSDTHMYDQETVKAARSAFDIDRYDDTVAVRHKGLVSYRSTYPSSGGKESLVLGYNMVQGAAEVRSRKSIAQDRHASSGPRPSEKDLYISTNTRTPLNHGTARNAGTLVPQVPVEKKCIGPRESNATVAHANDTRMTDNSKDSVHSSSFVETPKASSVAGGSHSTGQPEGGPDSRTVFVNNVHFAATKDALSRHFNKFGAVLKTLIVTDGVTGQPTGSAYIEFLQKESAEQALTLNGTSFMSRILKVVRRSSVEVPQLPGWSRASRGSPFASRLIRTAYPRPMFPGAIRGRLALRGNARSLQWKRDAADSIDAGKPSQTTPVTPGSQMVSATRSFTYTRTEPKQDVGAAASI
- the LOC100834467 gene encoding uncharacterized protein LOC100834467 is translated as MARKSNEEDMVFLWKWRKYLLLLATLVASVTYVAGLNPPGGVRSEELTADAPAPAPTPAPRVRLTSPAAPAPAPEVQYPNRVGDPVLRKTYKARYTTFFYCNATAFVASLVIIMFLLDPRISRNPSGLTVLRSAMLLDLLALMAAFAAGSCRSVPGSAYVSALFAVVFVYVFVHVQLASSSCELANCLKAKEDPTGVAAAESIKERRKFLLPLANCLNAKEDPADVPAESIKERRKFLLLLATFATPLTYGAGLAPPGGFWSDTKDGHTAGAPLLHDGPYKIRYHAFFYANATAFVASLAIIMLLMSSTLSGRLARSYALPVCVLVELLGLLAAYVAGSCRRADTTIYVVSLAGAVLLNILLQMAVAVFAMDMFEKCRKWVCDVLTCAKWGPGKEARTTEPADTPGAAATGSGSTSQDEDKLEESRSLLLLLATLAATVTYQAGLSPPGGVWPEDDDQDHPQGPKRTPGDPVLLDVYPQRYRAFYHCNTAAFVASLVVIIILQSRQLSSRGVFALKTAMILVLFGLMGAYAAGSCRDVPTTIYVSALAVAVFAYSIAKVMAYTAHGQSNAMQWVQGKLESIAGERDERVDPDRNRKFLMQLAILAATVTYQTGLNPPGGFWPQSEDGSLKPGDPVLLDHYGVRYQVFFYCNATGFMASVAVILLLANQTLYKQGIRSNALHVCVLIGLLGLMGAYAAGSCRKLRTSIYVFALVAAVIAFLLLQILLYMFAGCVNWLKEEQQQTRLERWLRKLFQPLSKGPAGDSSKDKNKTSEVYKKHKYLMLLGILAASVTYQAGLAPPGGTWGDDDKAASSPSYLSRAGNPIMLDTNGKRYQAFFYCNATSFVASVVVILLLLQRNMERRGAPLWAIQTAVVLDLLGLLGAYAAGSCRDWETSAYVIVLVAVVVIFITVHVLLSIQVVMTKVRKLKVYQKCFGDPEIPPEKAISVDQVSGNATGA